In Fibrobacter sp. UWB5, a genomic segment contains:
- a CDS encoding glycosyltransferase: MAEQSGVQKVLVIGSVYPRFHEDAEVPWLRASIAHLKKAGLDIQVLAPAYKGLKSHEIDGVKVNRFRYAPASWEFLTHEEGAPSKMANKPWLQLLAIPYIISGFFKCIKICRKFKPDIIHAHWPFPHAYIALGAAKLFKIPLVLNFHGAELLLIRKKKWVKPLLKFAIGQAQAVFANSSFTASKIKALRNVDVEWSPYGTTLETGTGNAEPHAINGKFKILFVGRHIERKGIRYLIEAAKYLPRDQFEIRIVGVGDLTDELKKLASESATPNSAEIIFTGKLSPEALASEYKTANVFTLPAIVDSKGDTEGLGVVLIEAMELGLPIVASNVGGIPDVVIDGETGILVPEKDPEALASAYKRLAAEPGLIKQLLAGAQKRINECFTWDGIIERQIAVYNRYHSHSRS, translated from the coding sequence ATGGCAGAACAATCCGGCGTTCAAAAAGTTTTAGTCATCGGTTCGGTTTACCCGCGCTTTCACGAAGACGCCGAAGTCCCCTGGCTGCGAGCCTCGATTGCGCACCTCAAAAAGGCGGGCCTCGATATCCAGGTTTTGGCGCCTGCATACAAGGGTCTGAAGAGCCACGAAATCGATGGCGTGAAGGTCAACCGATTCCGTTACGCACCTGCAAGCTGGGAATTCTTGACCCACGAAGAAGGCGCTCCCAGCAAGATGGCGAACAAGCCCTGGTTGCAGCTTTTGGCGATTCCTTACATCATCAGCGGGTTCTTCAAGTGCATTAAAATCTGCCGCAAGTTCAAGCCCGACATCATCCATGCGCATTGGCCGTTCCCGCACGCCTACATTGCGCTCGGTGCCGCTAAGTTGTTCAAAATCCCGCTGGTGCTGAATTTCCATGGGGCTGAACTCCTGCTCATCCGCAAAAAGAAATGGGTCAAGCCGCTCCTTAAATTTGCAATCGGCCAGGCACAAGCCGTATTCGCAAATTCAAGTTTTACCGCCAGCAAAATCAAGGCCCTCCGCAATGTCGATGTCGAGTGGAGCCCCTATGGAACAACTTTGGAGACGGGGACGGGGAACGCCGAACCGCATGCAATAAACGGTAAGTTCAAGATTCTTTTTGTCGGGCGCCACATTGAACGCAAGGGCATTCGCTACCTGATCGAAGCGGCCAAGTACCTGCCCCGCGACCAGTTCGAAATCCGAATCGTCGGCGTCGGCGATTTAACGGATGAATTGAAGAAGTTGGCTTCGGAGTCTGCGACCCCGAATTCCGCCGAAATCATCTTCACCGGCAAGCTTTCGCCCGAAGCGCTCGCAAGCGAGTACAAGACTGCCAACGTCTTCACGCTCCCGGCGATTGTCGACAGCAAGGGCGACACCGAAGGCCTCGGCGTCGTACTCATCGAGGCCATGGAACTCGGCCTCCCGATTGTGGCAAGCAATGTGGGCGGAATCCCCGATGTCGTGATTGATGGCGAAACGGGAATCCTCGTTCCCGAAAAAGACCCCGAGGCCCTCGCAAGCGCCTACAAGCGTCTCGCCGCCGAGCCCGGACTCATAAAGCAATTACTCGCCGGCGCCCAGAAGCGCATCAACGAATGCTTTACCTGGGACGGAATCATCGAGCGTCAAATCGCGGTCTACAACAGATACCATTCCCATTCAAGGTCGTAG
- a CDS encoding DUF4954 family protein encodes MQRLLKLKKVLKNSILATSVENFKGIRSGTAKYRHLTEDEIQILEKNGNRSESWDKVMVEADFDPNRIIRSSFMGEVYLPKFFGTLLLPGDVSFPTGIYDSLVHNCFIENALVHKVAMLSNILVRSSAVVQNVGSIISSGKISYMIGNSMHVGNEMGGRKVAVFPEITMELVEAQLFHKPDPEVAAAFDEQLKAYREETALPFGVVGKGAVVCNTNIIRNSWIGAHARIEGAEKIRNSVVLSSLEEPSHVYDSVILENSNVQKSVTIHTGAEVQGSVLMSRTTVACKAIVKSSIIAPCCHIEEGEVNSSYVGPMTQMHHHSLLIAALWPEGCGNLGYGANVGSNHTGRMPDQEVMPGQGMFFGLGVNIKFPANYRESPFTLIATGLTTLPQRVKFPFSLIRPGDPQLVGVAPRLNEIVPGWNYARNAYALDRNLYKYSLRGKGIVPATFYSIFSPDTVRYVYDAYQRLQVNAIRDIYTKEHIDGLGENFMRERIRQQAIKTYQEYMERYALEQIITLVVNDQNLQAQPVKEMRRMATNDANKDVMRIVSLPETFDELLKRYRQLEKDWYERVTHGLDKDNERGRQIFDDYDNAHPIDKGFTEWEKSRVEEKLRRLNSIAKTNKPE; translated from the coding sequence ATGCAGCGATTGTTAAAATTGAAAAAAGTGCTCAAGAACAGCATTTTGGCGACCTCCGTCGAAAATTTCAAGGGAATCAGGTCCGGAACCGCAAAATACCGCCACCTGACCGAAGACGAAATCCAGATTCTTGAAAAGAACGGTAACCGCTCCGAATCTTGGGACAAGGTCATGGTCGAAGCCGACTTCGACCCGAACCGTATTATCCGTTCGTCGTTCATGGGCGAAGTCTACCTGCCCAAATTCTTCGGAACGCTTTTATTGCCGGGCGACGTGTCGTTCCCCACAGGCATTTACGACAGCCTTGTACACAATTGCTTTATCGAAAACGCGCTGGTCCACAAGGTGGCCATGCTCAGCAACATTCTAGTGCGCAGCAGCGCCGTGGTGCAGAACGTGGGCTCGATTATCAGTAGCGGAAAAATCAGCTACATGATCGGAAACTCCATGCACGTGGGTAACGAAATGGGCGGCCGCAAAGTCGCCGTGTTCCCCGAAATTACCATGGAACTGGTCGAAGCGCAGCTGTTCCACAAGCCGGACCCCGAAGTCGCAGCAGCCTTCGACGAACAGCTCAAGGCCTACCGCGAAGAGACTGCACTCCCGTTCGGCGTAGTCGGCAAGGGTGCCGTCGTCTGCAACACCAACATCATTCGTAACAGCTGGATCGGTGCCCACGCACGCATCGAGGGCGCCGAAAAAATCCGCAATTCCGTGGTGCTTTCTTCGCTCGAAGAACCGAGCCACGTTTACGATTCCGTGATTCTCGAAAATTCGAACGTGCAAAAGTCGGTCACCATTCACACCGGTGCCGAAGTTCAAGGCTCCGTGCTCATGAGCCGCACGACGGTCGCCTGCAAGGCCATCGTCAAGTCTTCGATTATTGCACCCTGCTGCCATATCGAAGAAGGCGAAGTCAACAGCTCTTATGTGGGCCCCATGACCCAAATGCACCACCACTCGCTCTTGATTGCAGCCCTCTGGCCCGAAGGCTGCGGGAACCTCGGCTATGGCGCAAACGTGGGCAGCAACCACACCGGCCGTATGCCCGACCAAGAAGTCATGCCCGGCCAGGGAATGTTCTTTGGCCTCGGCGTGAACATCAAGTTCCCCGCGAACTACCGCGAATCGCCTTTCACCCTGATTGCAACCGGACTCACCACGCTCCCGCAGCGCGTGAAGTTCCCGTTCTCGCTGATTCGCCCGGGCGACCCGCAACTCGTGGGAGTGGCACCGCGCCTGAACGAAATCGTGCCGGGCTGGAATTACGCCCGCAACGCCTACGCACTCGATCGTAACCTTTACAAGTATTCGCTGCGCGGCAAGGGCATTGTGCCCGCCACCTTCTACAGCATCTTTAGCCCCGATACCGTGCGCTACGTTTACGACGCTTACCAGCGCCTGCAAGTAAATGCCATTCGCGACATTTACACCAAGGAACACATCGACGGCCTCGGCGAAAACTTTATGCGCGAACGCATTCGCCAGCAGGCGATCAAGACGTACCAGGAATACATGGAACGTTACGCGCTCGAACAGATTATCACTCTAGTCGTAAACGACCAGAACCTGCAAGCGCAACCCGTAAAGGAAATGCGCCGCATGGCCACCAACGACGCGAACAAGGACGTGATGCGCATCGTGAGCTTGCCCGAAACGTTCGACGAATTGCTCAAGCGTTACCGCCAGCTCGAAAAGGACTGGTACGAACGCGTGACGCACGGACTCGACAAGGACAACGAACGCGGCCGCCAGATTTTTGACGACTACGACAACGCGCACCCGATCGACAAGGGTTTCACCGAATGGGAAAAATCCCGCGTCGAAGAAAAGTTGCGCCGCCTGAATTCTATTGCCAAAACGAACAAGCCCGAATAG
- a CDS encoding M48 family metalloprotease, which translates to MSSATLILALLLAIEFVARLVLEIRERRLTQMRGGIFAVLRLIPLLNDIVPLPENRKEPAENEFVKKHEEGHASLRHGILRNLAKIALLLLAVWLFAFLLASHGMSLVESVLWLHLAAIPFRILFHLYCWHQEYEADRYAFEKLGKKVAKAAMRNLAESEIPYTKLFAVIYREHPTVAIRSQKILNKEIKAA; encoded by the coding sequence ATGAGTTCTGCCACGCTGATACTCGCCTTATTGCTTGCCATTGAATTCGTGGCACGCCTCGTGCTTGAAATCCGCGAACGCAGGCTGACGCAAATGCGCGGCGGCATCTTTGCCGTACTGCGCCTGATTCCGCTATTGAACGACATCGTGCCGCTGCCTGAAAACCGCAAGGAGCCTGCCGAAAACGAATTCGTGAAAAAGCACGAAGAAGGCCATGCGAGCCTGCGTCACGGCATTTTGCGGAACCTCGCGAAAATCGCCCTGTTGCTGTTGGCCGTGTGGCTATTCGCCTTCTTGCTTGCAAGCCACGGCATGTCGCTTGTGGAATCGGTTTTGTGGTTACACCTGGCCGCAATCCCATTCCGCATTCTATTCCATTTATATTGCTGGCACCAGGAATATGAAGCCGACCGCTACGCCTTCGAAAAACTCGGCAAAAAAGTCGCCAAGGCGGCCATGCGAAACCTCGCCGAAAGCGAAATCCCGTACACAAAATTGTTCGCAGTCATTTACCGCGAACACCCGACTGTCGCCATTCGCAGTCAAAAAATTTTGAACAAAGAAATTAAAGCCGCTTAA
- a CDS encoding sodium:solute symporter: protein MEMPAVAGMTENMNIALIIYLVFLIAIAVRSARRVKDIPDFFVARKGASAKAVAGSLVATILGGSAVIGAVDSGAKLGGAASWFMLVGALGLLALIPFAGRAYSHGKYALPDLVENLYGKGPRLVASFVIPVAWTGIVAAQIIASAKLLMTFTSMGYTTAAIVSAAVFTGYTLAGGQVSILRTDFMQACLIIAGLLLLAGFAKFGGGELGSVVASATTSVAPKFPFNTNFTPLDLFLLILTYGTTYTAGPDIYSRMFCAKDAATAKKAIGMAACVLIPVAFVIGFLAVYGVSLAGVQGARITAIANAVLPPALLPIFALALLSVVLSSADTTLLSSSIIINGLCSKPSLLQARVVILMNGLLALILALVFTDIIGTLLLALAVYAGAFTVPILWGLLGLKAKPKFVGAAIVAGGILALAGKLCPALPGSLGSHTGDILMIAAFVVNAVILALGRRPRVI, encoded by the coding sequence ATGGAGATGCCCGCTGTTGCGGGCATGACAGAAAACATGAATATTGCCTTAATTATCTACTTGGTGTTTTTGATTGCGATTGCGGTGCGCAGTGCGCGGCGCGTAAAGGACATTCCCGATTTTTTCGTGGCGCGCAAAGGGGCGTCGGCGAAGGCGGTAGCCGGTAGCCTCGTGGCGACGATTCTTGGCGGGTCGGCCGTGATTGGCGCCGTCGATAGCGGCGCAAAACTCGGCGGGGCCGCGAGCTGGTTCATGCTAGTGGGTGCGCTTGGCCTGCTGGCGCTGATTCCGTTTGCGGGGCGTGCCTACAGCCATGGCAAATACGCTTTGCCGGACTTGGTTGAAAACTTGTACGGCAAGGGCCCGCGTCTGGTCGCTTCTTTCGTGATTCCGGTGGCGTGGACGGGCATTGTGGCTGCCCAGATTATTGCGTCGGCCAAGCTCCTGATGACGTTTACCTCGATGGGTTATACCACGGCGGCGATTGTGTCGGCGGCGGTGTTTACGGGTTACACGCTTGCGGGCGGCCAGGTTTCGATTTTGCGCACCGACTTTATGCAGGCATGCCTGATTATCGCGGGACTCTTGTTGCTTGCGGGCTTTGCGAAGTTTGGCGGCGGCGAGTTAGGCAGTGTGGTGGCAAGCGCCACGACGAGTGTGGCGCCCAAGTTCCCGTTCAATACGAATTTCACGCCGCTCGACTTGTTCCTTTTGATTCTCACTTACGGCACCACGTACACGGCGGGCCCCGACATTTACAGCCGCATGTTTTGCGCGAAAGATGCAGCAACTGCCAAGAAGGCGATCGGTATGGCGGCGTGCGTCTTGATTCCCGTTGCATTCGTAATCGGGTTCCTGGCGGTTTACGGCGTGAGCCTCGCAGGCGTGCAGGGCGCCCGCATTACGGCGATTGCCAATGCGGTATTGCCGCCAGCGCTTTTGCCGATATTTGCGCTTGCGCTTTTGAGCGTGGTGCTGAGCAGTGCCGATACCACGCTGTTGAGCAGTTCCATTATCATTAACGGGTTGTGCAGCAAGCCTTCGCTGCTCCAGGCCCGCGTGGTGATCTTGATGAACGGATTGCTTGCCTTGATTCTGGCGCTTGTATTTACCGATATCATCGGCACCTTGCTTTTGGCGCTTGCGGTTTATGCGGGTGCGTTTACGGTGCCGATTCTGTGGGGACTTTTGGGCCTTAAGGCTAAGCCCAAGTTTGTGGGGGCCGCCATTGTGGCGGGCGGAATCTTGGCGCTCGCGGGTAAACTGTGTCCGGCGTTACCGGGTTCGCTTGGCTCGCATACCGGGGATATCTTGATGATTGCCGCGTTCGTGGTGAATGCCGTGATTCTCGCATTGGGTCGCCGCCCGCGCGTGATTTAA
- a CDS encoding TolB family protein translates to MSYPFEQSPGEVWDRSGNKSFLQVYDIETGKTTLLKEFDKVIEAPNWSADGKFLTYNSEGRIYKYELESGSITEVPSFFVDNCNNDHVLASDGSGLYVSHHTKEDGLSRIYRVYFDGRMPELVTPLAPSYLHGITTDGKTLAYCAERNGEYDIYTIPAAGGNETQLTSALGLNDGPEYDCDGEYIWFNSVRTGRMQAWRMKADGSEQTQMTDDPHWNTWFPHISPDRKKVVMIAYHESDVRPGDHVPNKDVEIRLMTGSDASGWSKPRTLLKLFGGQGTINVNSWAPDSQRFAFVSYALE, encoded by the coding sequence GTGTCTTACCCGTTCGAACAGAGCCCGGGCGAAGTCTGGGATCGTTCTGGCAACAAGTCGTTCTTGCAGGTTTACGATATCGAAACGGGCAAGACGACGTTGCTCAAGGAATTTGACAAGGTGATCGAGGCGCCGAACTGGAGTGCCGACGGGAAGTTCTTGACTTACAACAGCGAAGGCCGAATTTACAAGTACGAACTGGAGAGCGGCTCGATTACCGAAGTGCCGAGTTTCTTTGTGGACAACTGCAATAACGACCACGTGCTCGCTTCTGACGGTTCGGGCCTTTATGTAAGCCACCACACCAAAGAAGACGGCCTTTCTCGCATTTACAGGGTTTACTTTGATGGCCGCATGCCGGAACTGGTGACGCCTCTTGCGCCGAGTTACTTGCACGGCATTACGACTGATGGCAAGACGCTAGCCTACTGCGCCGAACGCAATGGCGAATACGACATTTACACGATTCCTGCCGCGGGCGGTAACGAGACGCAGCTGACAAGCGCGCTCGGGTTAAATGACGGCCCGGAATACGACTGCGACGGCGAATACATTTGGTTCAATTCGGTGCGCACGGGCCGCATGCAGGCTTGGCGCATGAAGGCCGACGGTTCCGAACAGACGCAAATGACCGACGACCCGCATTGGAATACCTGGTTCCCGCATATTTCGCCGGACCGCAAGAAGGTGGTCATGATCGCATATCACGAAAGTGATGTGCGCCCGGGCGACCATGTTCCGAATAAAGATGTCGAAATCCGCCTGATGACAGGCAGCGATGCAAGCGGCTGGAGCAAGCCGCGCACGTTGTTGAAATTGTTCGGCGGTCAGGGCACGATTAACGTGAATTCCTGGGCGCCCGATAGCCAGAGGTTCGCTTTTGTGAGCTACGCCTTGGAATAA
- a CDS encoding FISUMP domain-containing protein, translating to MKRFLWILAISLLLFACGDDSSSGSSEQVEPLTPQEQIDDTTTTSPVGDTSDSFTDPRDGKTYKTVTMGKLTWMAENLNYSDEKIGQGDERYTWAEAQIACPDGWHLSDFDEWVAIDDWVWKHFWADSLEEKCPNWALKSTTGWDNDTIDGEIIVGNGGNTVGLNLKPMGICEGSECRYLGRIAAFWIQMIDSQDELGDLYFFHISTSGYNSSIERDARLNVRCVNDKNTVYESLSKCTREREGVVAKVGSEYYKCKDLVWVTPTLKEKLDFALGECNSANANKRYPLQDSVFMCAVWNGGSDYRWNYTPEDSAFIECAAKGDTLCEVGVAKDLYVMKNGYWKKAYVSDVFGDCTEDRIGEIVKLGRVDYICRESWDMANSIEVEFGACDDSKLYDTLNLGAKYICVDHSWRLATRIDDELGFCFDDGAVGEYDGHKYICDAKDHKWYYEMIDERDGQKYKAIWVEFEWDADELVMAEDLKFGGDSLYTWADAQTACPDGWHIPSDAFVRKLRNEIHNNKGLTISTRTLMSQSGWKVNGSNWSGMNLQPNAIDTIKTYVYDGVKDTSYYVHDNYKLNSWFWLSDEEGSYAGIQERVDENGEEDYVMFRLDISDFDTPVEKAAVRCIKE from the coding sequence ATGAAAAGGTTTTTGTGGATTCTTGCAATTTCATTATTGCTTTTTGCATGCGGTGACGATTCATCGTCCGGTTCTTCTGAACAAGTTGAACCTCTAACTCCGCAGGAGCAAATTGACGATACTACTACAACGTCGCCAGTGGGGGATACTTCAGACAGTTTTACTGACCCGCGTGATGGTAAAACCTACAAGACCGTTACCATGGGCAAGCTGACATGGATGGCCGAAAACCTGAACTATTCTGACGAAAAAATTGGTCAAGGTGATGAGAGATACACTTGGGCCGAAGCGCAAATTGCATGTCCCGATGGATGGCATTTGTCGGATTTTGATGAATGGGTAGCAATAGATGACTGGGTGTGGAAGCATTTTTGGGCAGATTCGTTGGAAGAAAAATGTCCTAATTGGGCCTTAAAATCTACAACTGGTTGGGATAATGATACTATTGATGGTGAGATTATTGTTGGTAATGGAGGAAATACCGTGGGGCTTAATTTAAAGCCTATGGGGATTTGTGAAGGTTCTGAATGTCGTTATTTGGGTCGCATTGCTGCATTTTGGATTCAAATGATCGATTCACAAGATGAACTTGGCGATTTGTACTTTTTCCATATATCTACGTCTGGTTATAATAGCAGCATTGAACGTGACGCAAGGTTGAATGTCCGCTGCGTAAATGATAAGAATACCGTATACGAATCGCTAAGTAAGTGTACCCGTGAAAGAGAAGGAGTCGTTGCAAAAGTGGGTTCAGAGTATTATAAATGCAAAGACCTGGTTTGGGTGACTCCGACGCTAAAAGAAAAACTTGATTTTGCACTAGGCGAATGCAACTCGGCTAATGCGAATAAGCGTTACCCGTTACAGGATTCTGTTTTTATGTGTGCTGTATGGAATGGAGGTTCCGATTATAGATGGAACTACACTCCAGAAGATTCTGCATTTATAGAATGCGCCGCTAAAGGTGACACGCTGTGCGAAGTTGGAGTAGCGAAAGATTTGTATGTAATGAAGAATGGATATTGGAAAAAAGCATACGTGTCGGATGTTTTTGGGGATTGTACCGAAGATCGGATAGGAGAAATTGTGAAGCTCGGTAGGGTAGATTACATTTGCCGAGAAAGTTGGGATATGGCTAATAGCATTGAAGTTGAGTTTGGCGCTTGTGACGATTCAAAACTGTACGATACGCTCAATTTAGGTGCTAAATATATTTGCGTGGATCACAGTTGGCGCCTTGCGACAAGAATAGATGATGAGCTTGGCTTTTGCTTTGATGATGGTGCGGTTGGAGAATATGATGGCCACAAATACATATGTGATGCAAAAGATCACAAATGGTATTACGAGATGATTGATGAACGTGATGGGCAGAAATACAAGGCCATATGGGTAGAATTTGAGTGGGATGCCGACGAACTCGTGATGGCTGAAGATCTCAAGTTTGGCGGCGACAGCTTGTATACTTGGGCCGATGCTCAGACGGCTTGCCCTGATGGATGGCATATCCCTTCGGATGCTTTTGTGCGAAAGCTGAGAAATGAGATTCACAACAACAAAGGCCTTACAATCTCGACTCGCACATTGATGTCGCAATCAGGTTGGAAAGTTAACGGGTCTAATTGGTCGGGCATGAATTTGCAGCCTAATGCAATTGATACGATAAAAACGTATGTGTATGACGGAGTGAAGGATACTAGTTATTATGTTCATGATAACTATAAATTGAATTCCTGGTTCTGGTTATCGGACGAAGAAGGAAGTTATGCAGGAATTCAAGAAAGGGTCGATGAAAACGGCGAAGAAGATTATGTGATGTTCAGACTTGACATTAGTGATTTTGATACTCCCGTAGAAAAAGCCGCAGTCCGTTGCATCAAGGAATAA
- a CDS encoding (deoxy)nucleoside triphosphate pyrophosphohydrolase codes for MKHIEVVAGIIQDGNKIFATQRGYGEHKGFWEFPGGKMESGETPQQALERELQEELAIQVNVGKFLCTVEHDYPAFHLTMHCYFCTIAGGKAPELLEHEAAKWLAPAELHSVDWLPADIKVVEAIEA; via the coding sequence ATGAAACATATCGAAGTTGTAGCAGGAATCATTCAAGATGGCAACAAGATTTTTGCCACGCAACGCGGCTACGGCGAACACAAGGGGTTCTGGGAGTTCCCTGGCGGCAAAATGGAAAGCGGCGAAACCCCGCAGCAGGCGCTCGAGCGCGAACTCCAAGAAGAACTCGCCATCCAAGTGAACGTGGGTAAATTTCTTTGCACCGTGGAACACGACTACCCCGCCTTCCACCTGACCATGCACTGCTACTTTTGCACGATTGCCGGCGGCAAGGCGCCAGAACTTTTGGAGCACGAGGCGGCCAAATGGCTCGCCCCTGCAGAACTGCATTCCGTCGACTGGCTGCCCGCCGACATCAAAGTCGTCGAAGCCATTGAAGCGTAA
- a CDS encoding co-chaperone YbbN, translating into MNILKHIVTFAAAAILAAGAFTTANAADDIKIVKVNDSNFEKEIMKSKTPVILEISSTSCPPCLVMIPTLIGIAKNYSDIKVASVGIDEPGIDKIKATLPIQAFPTFFLIKDGKIVNRLVGVVKEEEIFAAMQYTPKKSTAKNTKKSKNSPKNLVCKVNGQFNGLKNLVTISFEFGETEIKNVDIVTDVFIPPEMEDHREDIIARMRASGKGEVTTTLTGLQIHIDNDCRFMKAMDMKRTSTYGEMRAGLELQGFSCK; encoded by the coding sequence ATGAACATCCTGAAACACATCGTGACTTTTGCCGCAGCCGCAATTCTTGCTGCAGGCGCCTTCACCACTGCAAACGCTGCAGACGACATCAAAATCGTCAAGGTGAACGACAGTAATTTCGAAAAAGAAATCATGAAATCCAAAACGCCGGTCATCCTCGAAATCTCTTCGACCAGCTGCCCGCCCTGCCTCGTCATGATTCCCACACTCATCGGTATCGCTAAAAACTATAGCGACATCAAGGTCGCCTCGGTAGGTATCGACGAACCGGGCATCGACAAAATCAAGGCAACACTCCCCATTCAGGCATTCCCCACGTTCTTCCTGATTAAAGACGGCAAAATCGTGAACCGCCTCGTGGGCGTCGTCAAAGAAGAAGAAATCTTTGCCGCCATGCAGTATACGCCCAAGAAGAGCACCGCCAAAAACACCAAGAAATCCAAGAATTCGCCCAAAAACCTTGTTTGCAAGGTCAACGGACAGTTTAACGGCCTCAAGAACCTGGTGACTATCTCGTTCGAATTCGGCGAAACCGAAATCAAGAATGTCGACATCGTGACCGACGTATTCATTCCGCCCGAAATGGAAGACCACCGCGAAGACATTATCGCAAGAATGCGCGCAAGCGGCAAGGGCGAAGTCACCACCACCCTCACGGGCTTGCAAATTCATATCGACAACGATTGCCGATTCATGAAGGCGATGGACATGAAGCGCACCTCGACCTATGGCGAAATGCGCGCCGGGCTTGAGCTGCAAGGCTTCAGTTGTAAATAG
- the rsmA gene encoding 16S rRNA (adenine(1518)-N(6)/adenine(1519)-N(6))-dimethyltransferase RsmA yields MDRARRRKFGQNFLDVPTAQMIAGDLPANAGDWVLEIGPGHGALTEHLLERAVELTAVEIDEQCVEFLQEKFQGRENFHIENIDFLKFDLQAFLDAHEKPWVTGNLPYNVSTAIIAGLMPKLHLTKGFMGMVQLEVAERICASPCSSNYGSLSVLVSAYADTQILRKIGPEHFTPRPNVDSATMLLTPKADALAAPEGFFDFVRAAFTQKRKTLANSFGRAYDKKKIQEAIELLDYPTTVRAEELSPAQFLEFYKVIVDEQA; encoded by the coding sequence ATGGATAGAGCACGCCGCCGTAAATTTGGTCAGAACTTTCTGGATGTACCTACCGCGCAGATGATTGCGGGCGATTTGCCTGCGAATGCGGGCGACTGGGTGCTTGAAATCGGCCCTGGGCACGGCGCCCTTACGGAACACTTGCTCGAACGCGCCGTGGAACTCACTGCCGTCGAAATCGACGAGCAGTGCGTGGAATTTTTGCAAGAAAAATTCCAGGGCCGTGAGAACTTCCATATTGAAAACATTGATTTTCTGAAGTTTGACTTGCAGGCTTTTTTAGATGCCCACGAAAAGCCCTGGGTCACAGGAAACTTGCCCTACAACGTGTCGACTGCGATTATCGCGGGCCTGATGCCGAAACTGCATTTGACCAAGGGATTTATGGGAATGGTGCAGCTCGAAGTCGCCGAGCGCATCTGTGCAAGCCCCTGCAGCAGTAATTATGGCAGTTTGTCTGTACTTGTATCCGCCTACGCCGATACGCAGATTCTCCGCAAGATTGGCCCCGAGCATTTTACGCCGCGCCCCAATGTGGACAGCGCCACCATGCTTCTTACGCCCAAGGCCGATGCGCTCGCGGCCCCCGAAGGATTCTTCGACTTCGTGCGCGCCGCCTTCACTCAAAAGCGCAAGACGCTTGCCAACTCGTTCGGCCGCGCCTACGACAAAAAGAAAATCCAGGAAGCCATCGAGCTCCTGGATTATCCGACAACCGTTCGCGCCGAAGAACTTTCGCCCGCCCAGTTCCTTGAATTCTACAAGGTCATTGTGGACGAGCAGGCTTAA
- the tmk gene encoding dTMP kinase — MKTAKHFFSLEGIDGSGKTTQIDMLIDALTKEGYSVVKLREPGGAKISERVREILLDTSFKGIMSDKTELLLYNAARAQVIAEIIQPALDAGKIVIADRFAWSTFAYQGYARGLGADLVQRLTEITCDGCFPELTVVLDIDVARGRARTAKRGEAPDRLESEKAEFFERVRKGYLAAARDYSDCIAAIDADRTPDAVFADLYKLVKARL; from the coding sequence ATGAAAACGGCTAAGCACTTTTTTAGTTTAGAAGGTATCGACGGTTCGGGCAAAACGACCCAGATCGATATGCTGATTGATGCGCTCACCAAGGAGGGTTATTCCGTGGTGAAGTTGCGCGAACCGGGCGGCGCGAAGATTTCGGAACGCGTGCGCGAGATTCTTTTGGATACGAGTTTCAAGGGAATCATGAGCGACAAGACGGAACTCCTGTTGTACAATGCAGCACGCGCCCAGGTGATTGCAGAAATCATTCAGCCCGCGCTTGATGCCGGGAAGATTGTGATTGCCGATCGCTTTGCTTGGAGCACTTTTGCCTACCAGGGTTATGCCCGCGGCTTGGGCGCTGATCTTGTGCAGCGCCTGACCGAGATCACTTGCGACGGTTGCTTTCCGGAGCTCACCGTGGTGCTTGACATTGACGTGGCCAGGGGACGCGCGCGTACCGCGAAGCGGGGCGAGGCACCCGATCGATTGGAGAGCGAGAAGGCCGAATTTTTCGAGAGGGTGCGCAAGGGGTACCTTGCCGCGGCCCGCGATTACAGCGACTGCATTGCGGCTATCGATGCCGACCGTACGCCTGATGCCGTATTCGCCGACTTGTATAAGCTTGTAAAGGCTAGACTCTAG